One segment of Pyxidicoccus xibeiensis DNA contains the following:
- a CDS encoding ABC transporter permease, protein MFQLFLIAFRNLATHRRRTLLLGGAIAGVTALLVLLMGLSTGMKEMMLRSATTLSTGHVNVAGFFKVSAGQAAPVVTGYPKIIEQIRKDVPEVDYIVHRGRGWANVVSEASSMQLGLGGIDIQAEPGFRQVIQVREGSMDGLAEPNTVLIFEKQAKRLEVKVGDTLTLAAPTMRGTSNTVDVRVVAVAANVGMMSDFNVYVPSNTLRSLYQLREDATGAIQVYLKDVKQVPAVQARLRKTLADAGHEVMDNDPRAYWFKFEVVNREAWTGQKLDITNWEDEISFISWTLAALNGLTGVLIFVLLVIICVGIMNTLWIAIRERTREIGTLRAIGMQRTRVLVMFVFEAMMLGALGTLAGAVVGLVVCLAINTSGMAVPEVVAMFIMSDTLSLAVNPGAVVGAMVFITVCTTLISLIPSFLAARMKPVTAMHHIG, encoded by the coding sequence ATGTTCCAGCTCTTCCTCATCGCATTCCGCAACCTCGCCACCCACCGCCGCCGCACGCTGCTGTTGGGCGGCGCCATTGCCGGCGTCACCGCGCTGCTCGTCCTCCTGATGGGGCTGTCCACCGGGATGAAGGAGATGATGCTGCGCTCGGCCACCACGCTGTCCACCGGCCATGTCAACGTGGCCGGCTTCTTCAAGGTGTCGGCCGGCCAGGCCGCCCCCGTCGTGACGGGCTACCCGAAAATCATCGAGCAGATCCGCAAGGACGTGCCGGAGGTGGACTACATCGTCCACCGCGGGCGCGGCTGGGCCAACGTGGTGAGCGAGGCCAGCTCCATGCAGCTGGGCCTGGGTGGCATCGACATCCAGGCCGAGCCGGGCTTCCGCCAGGTCATCCAGGTCCGTGAGGGCTCCATGGATGGGCTGGCCGAGCCCAACACCGTGCTCATCTTCGAGAAGCAGGCCAAGCGACTGGAGGTCAAGGTGGGCGACACCCTGACCCTCGCCGCGCCCACCATGCGCGGCACCAGCAACACGGTGGACGTGCGGGTGGTGGCCGTCGCGGCGAACGTGGGGATGATGAGCGACTTCAACGTCTACGTCCCCTCCAACACCCTGCGCTCGCTCTACCAGTTGCGCGAAGACGCCACCGGCGCCATCCAGGTGTACCTGAAGGACGTGAAGCAGGTGCCCGCGGTCCAGGCCCGGCTGCGCAAGACGCTGGCGGACGCGGGCCATGAGGTCATGGACAACGACCCGCGCGCCTACTGGTTCAAGTTCGAGGTGGTGAACCGTGAGGCGTGGACGGGGCAGAAGCTGGACATCACCAACTGGGAGGACGAGATCAGCTTCATCAGCTGGACGCTGGCCGCGCTCAATGGCCTGACGGGGGTACTCATCTTCGTCCTGCTGGTCATCATCTGCGTGGGCATCATGAACACGCTGTGGATTGCCATCCGGGAGCGCACCCGGGAGATTGGCACGCTGCGCGCCATCGGCATGCAGCGCACGCGCGTGCTGGTGATGTTCGTCTTCGAGGCGATGATGCTGGGCGCGCTGGGCACGCTGGCGGGCGCCGTGGTGGGGCTGGTGGTGTGCCTGGCCATCAACACGTCGGGCATGGCCGTGCCCGAGGTGGTGGCGATGTTCATCATGTCGGACACGCTGAGCCTGGCCGTCAATCCCGGCGCCGTGGTGGGCGCGATGGTGTTCATCACCGTGTGCACCACGCTCATCTCGCTCATTCCCTCCTTCCTCGCCGCGCGCATGAAGCCCGTGACGGCGATGCACCACATCGGGTGA